A stretch of DNA from Rhodothermaceae bacterium:
GTACCACCAGGACATGTGTGAAGCCGCAAAGTGTAACCAGCTCACCCCGCACGCAAAGAGCACAACAGAACCCGCAGCGACCGCAATCACACCACTAAACACACTAGTTTTATTCTTTCCGATCAGGCCAATGACGTATGCCGATAATGGCATCCCTAGGAGATAACCTGCACTGACAGCAGTGGTCAAGTAGGTCAAACCGTGCCCGCTCCCGGCATAGACGGGCAAGAACATTCCGATCAACAGGTAGAGGATCATGGACAAAAAGCCGTTCCGTGCCCCAAGTACTAAACCACTCCCATATACGAAAAGGGTCTGTAATGTGACCGGGATCTCCCAAAGATAGATGCGCACCTGAGCGCCAAGTGCCGTGGCGACTGCAAAGAAGGTGACTGCTAGAAGTTGAACAAGTACGGAAGCCTTCTCGGGAGTCAATGTCTCTATCCAAGGAGTCCGAGCCGATGGTGCGGTCATGGTACGCGGTAGGTGACTGAAACTGGACTTCGTTACCCTTTGAAGTCCTATATGTTTCGGATTGGATCACCGGTATGGTACCTTTTTAAGTGTGATTTCGTACCACGCGATCTTAACTGCGCAATCTTGTCATCCTTCTCCATGCAGGGGCCCTACTGGACATTGGCCAACCTACTCAGTATCTCTCGTGTCCCACTTTCTGGCGCGGCGGCAGTGGTTATTTTTACGGATGGGCCCGTAATCTGGAGCCTGGCCTTGATTCTTGCAGCCGGGCTTACGGACTTGCTTGATGGCCAGGTTGCTCGCCGCACAAACACCGTATCCGAGTGGGGCAAGATCCTGGATCCGGCTGCAGATAAGATCTCTGCCGCTCTGCTGGGGATTGCACTCGTGTGGAAAAGCTTGCTGCCTTTCTGGGTTCTGGGAGCAATCATTCTGCGCGATTTTCTGATTGTAATGGGCGGGTTCTTTCTAACGCGTTATCTCGGACATGTGCAAATGAGCAACCTTCCCGGCAAGATTGCAGCAACTGCAATTGGAATCACATTTATTCTTGCACTTTTGAAGGCAGATCAAATCGTTATGGATATAGCGATATGGGCAACCATCGGGCTTCTTGGGCTCTCGCTCTTAATTTATGCGGCTCGACTTTTCGGCCTACGAAATCGCTCCAATTAATCACATGAGGTTCAGTAAAAGCTCACCGACTCAGGACCAAGATCGCCTGGAATCTGGACTGAAAAAAACCCGGGATGGCCTCTTCGGAAAGATCGGCCGTCTCATCAAAGGGAAACGTAAGATTGACGAATCCGTGCTGGATGGCATTGAGGAAGCTCTGATCACCAGTGATGTGGGGGTCAATACCACCCTAGAAATTGTCAGTCGGATTGAGAAAAGAGCGGCGCGAGACCGATACACCTCATCCGACGAGCTACGGACGCTGATTAACCAGGAAATTGCCGAACTCCTTGAAAAAAATCTGCCCGCACGCCCTGCAGATTTTGATGCTCCGCTCAAGAACCATCCCCATGTGATCATGGTGGTCGGTGTCAACGGTGTGGGAAAAACTACAACCATAGGAAAGCTTGCATGGCGTTACACGCAGGCAGGCCGAAGTGTGCTCATTGGCGCCGGGGATACCTTCCGGGCAGCAGCGATTGAGCAGCTTGAGATCTGGACCAATCGCGCACAGGCTGACATCATCAAACAATCACACGGAGCGGATCCCGCAGCCGTCGCATTCGACACGGTCCAATCAGCAGTTCATCGCTCCGCGGACGTCGCTATTATTGACACTGCAGGTCGCCTGCATACCAAAACGGGGCTCATGGATGAGCTTGCAAAAATAAAACGTGTCATGGGCCGCCAACTCGCTGGGGCGCCTCATGAAGTGCTCCTGGTACTGGATGCCACGATCGGACAGAATGCACTGCGGCAGGCCCAGGAATTTACACGGAGCGTAGATGTGACCGGCCTGGTTGTCACAAAGCTGGATGGCTCCGCCAAAGGGGGCATTATTATCGGCATCTCGAATGAGTTCAAAGTGCCTGTCAAGTATATCGGAGTAGGAGAGGGACTGGAAGATCTGCAGATCTTTAATCGGGATCATTTCGTGAAAGCCTTGTCCATCGTATGATCCCCTCCGGCCTCAAGCCTTCCTGACTGATAAGCAAAGCCGAATAGACTGATATGCGAGTAGTCTTTATGGGGACTCCCGATTTTGCTGTACCCTCACTGAGGGCGCTGGTAGAGAATGGCTACCGACCTGTTGCTGTAGTTACCGGGCCGGATCGCCCGCGCGGACGAGGCCGCAAACTTCAACCAACCGCCGTCAAGCAAGCCGCACAGCGTTTTGGTATCAAGACCCTCATTCAACCGGAGTCCGTAAAAGATCCTGCGTTTGCAGCTCAGATCAATGACCTCAATTGTGATCTCCAGATCATCGTTGCATTCCGGATTCTGCCTCCTGAAGTATTCACATGTGCAAAGCTCGGAGCATTTAACCTTCACGCTTCTCTGTTGCCTAAATTTCGAGGAGCTGCTCCAATCAACAGAGCGCTGATGGCCGGAGTGACTGAAACCGGGGTAACGACTTTTTTTCTGAAGCCTGCGGTCGATACAGGGAATATTATCCTTCAATGGCCAACCGTCGTTCCGACAGATGAGACCGCGGGAAGCCTGCATGATCGACTCGCAAAACTTGGGGCACGTGCCGTTTTGGAAACAACCCGGCGAATTGCCACCGGAAATGTACAGGGGTGTCCACAGGATAATTCACTTGCAACTGCCGCTCCGAAAATTTTTCGGGATGATTGCCGTATTCGTTGGACCGATTCGGCGGACCAGGTCCATAACCACTGCCGCGGCCTCTCCCCCTACCCTGGCGCCTGGACTCCGTGGAAATCAGGAACCCTGAAGATTCTGGGAAGCCGTGTTACAGAGGGAACAGGGAGCCCGGGGACCGTACTCAGATCGGATGGCCACATCGTGGTTGCCTGCAAGACTGGAGCAATTTCCATCACACACCTACAAGCTCCGGGGCAACGGGTTCTTGCAGCGAAGGACTTCCTGAATGGACATCCGATCGTGCCGGGATCGCACCTATCAGGCCAGAGATAAAGTCTGGCTTCTAGGAATTATAGAATTGGTAGGGTGTAGTGCGATCATGGTTCTATATTAAATCCCAATGGGCTACCGGATCATACGGAACAGAATCTTCAAGAGATTCCGGTTGCTGTTGCTGTTCTCCCCCGAAAGAGTAGGTCAATTTGGGATATTATATGATCAGACCAAAAGCCTGAGTTGGCATAAAAACACTATTTTTGTACAGAACTTCGGAGTCAGAATTTCTTTGCTCTAACGAAATAAACTTCGTTAGATAGATAATTATATAGCGTAGCGTTCAGATCATGACTAACAGTATATCCCCATTTCCAGAGGGTTGGTATTTCGTGGCCAGTCACAAGCACCTACTGAAGGAGAAGCTGATTCGAAAAACCTGGATGGGCGAAGAAATTGTCGTTTGGTGTGATGATAAAGGTCGTGTGTGTGTGGCAGATGCATTTTGCCCACACCTGGGAGCAGATCTGGGGCCAGAATCTGGCGGCATGGTGCGTGACGGTTGTCTCGTATGCCCGTTTCATGGGTTTGAGTTTGAAGTCAGCGGTAGATGTTCCGCGACGCCGTATGCCCCGCCCCCCAAGACTGCACGGCTAAAGGTGTACGAGACGAGAGACATCAATGGAATCGTCTTTGCCTGGTGGGGGCTCGATGGACGCCCTCCACAGTGGTATCTTCCAGAGAGCCCCGAAAGTGAGGGCCGGTGGAGTGAACTGGCATTTAAGACGATTCGGTTTCCAGGTCATCCTCAAGAAACCACGGAGAATTCGGTTGATTTAGCTCATCTGCGGTACGTGCACGGCTACGATAATGTCTATCGGTTTGAACCGCTTGCAGTGGATGGTGCTTACCTCAGGAGCAGTTTTGATTTCATACGTGCTCAGAATGTAGCTGGGGTAAAGATTCATTTTGATGTGACTGCAAAAGCGCAAATCTATGGGTTTGGATACTCAAACGTGAAGATCCACGAGAAGTCCATTGATATGCACATCAATTTTTATGTGCTAGCAACTCCTGTAGACGGGAAGCACATTGATTTGGTACTGGCCAGCCAGGTACAGCAGATGCGTAAACCAAAACGGGCAATTGTTGGTCTGCGATTTCTACCTCAGAATATTCGAACCGGTCTCATGAACAGATTCATCCTACTTATGCAAGAGAAGGATGTGAGGGATGATGTCTATATCTGGCGGAATAAGCGATATATTCCGCAGCCGCGGCTATGTAAGTCGGACGGTGAAATTGGAAAATTCCGACGCTACTGCAAGCAATTTTATTCATAATCCTAAACTGCCCTACTTGACGAGGATTCCCGCGTAGGTGTGTATCCCACATGATACATGAGTCCACACCACGGTATTAGGTGTGAATACGTATATTGTTGTTATAGAACCAAAGCATTTCCCTTGACCCAGCAGGAACCAATTTGAGGATGATGCTTACCTACAAAACCAGTATTTGAATAGTGTTTTCCTTAGTCTCCCCACAGAATAGATCATGAGCGAAAACAACACCTCGTCTGAGATCAGTCTTGCCGAAGAATTGATCCTTCTGACATTGGATGAAAAGACTGGTTACCTGGAGATCGTGCCCGGTTGGGAGTTCTCGTGTGTTATGGCTGGAGCGATCATTGCCGATCTTGCACTTAAGGGCCGGATTGATACAGATCTGGAGTCGCTCTACCTGATTGATGCCGCTCCGACAGGAGATAAACTGCTTGATGTTACACTCCAAGATATTGCCACGTCCAACAAAGTTCGCGATGCGCAATTTTGGATTGAGAAAAACGCAAATCGGGTTGATGACGTAGTCTCTACTTCGTTCGACCGCCTAGTAGACCGGGGAGTTCTTGTTCGCGAGTCTGGCGAATTTTTTGGCTTGGCTCGCTCGGTTTCACGATCGGGTCTCTATCCATATTTAGGTTCGTCAAGACGTGAAGCGAAGGCAAGAATTCTGGATGTGATCTTACATGACACTCTTCCAGATCCTCGGGATGCGATTCTTATCGCATTACTTCATGCGTGTGGCGGGTTCAAGATCCTGCTTGAAGAGGAAGACTACGAAGAGTCTCTAGAGAGAATCGAATTGGTATCCAAGCTAGATCTTCTGGGACGAACGGTCGCTACAGCAGTGCAGAATAGTGCTGTCCAACCTAGGCGAAAAGCCCCGAAAACCAAACCTATTCCAAAAATTGGATTCCTTGAAATCTTTAAGCACCGAGACTTTCTCAGGGGATATATTCCGCGGGGGCTGCATCGGCTTCATTCTCAACATGGTTCGGTAATTAAACTACCGTATAAGATGCAGGGGTTTCCCACGTACCTTATGACGGGAGCAGAAGCAAACCATTGGATCAACAAAAACGGTCGATTTTATTTTCGCTCGAAGGAATATATCAAAGACTTTGAAAACGCATTTGGTTCTACAAGAACTCTACCGGGCTTGGACGGTGCTGACCATTATAGGATGCGCAAGGGCTTGAAGGGGGTCTATTCTCGTTCTGCGATTGGATGTAGGCTGCCAGAAATGTACTATCACAGCAGGAGATCCATGAGCAAATGGAAGGAAGGAGATGAGTTGCCCGTCATGGATACACTGAGATCGTACATGAGTGATCAGGTCTCACATTTGGTCTACAATGTGGACTGTTCACATTTCTCAGACGAACTGCTGGATTTTCAGCATCGTGCTTTGATCGTGCACACCATGAATGCATTCCCCAAATTCATGATCAAAACGCGAAAAATGAAGCGCTATAGAAAGCGTGTGGCTGAATTTCAGGAGATGATCATTTCATCTCACACTCCTGGGCAGCGTAAAGGCCAACCAATGGATATTGCCGATGGGTATCTGGAACTTCACAAGAATGATCCTCAGTTTGTGTCAGAAACAGATTTGACCTTCTCGTTTGTTGCAGGCATGGTTGCAAGCATTTATCTGGGTTCGGGGATTTCACTCGCACTCTACTGCATGATTCGAAACCCGGAAATCCACGATGCCATTTACCAGGAAGCGGAGAAGCTTTTTGGGAACGGACGAACGCCCGAAGATCAAGATTTCTGTCCCAGAAACACGGACATAACTCTACGTCTCATGATGGAGGCTACTCGCATGTATCCCGTGATTCCATGGCAGGTGAGAGCCGTTGTGAATCGGTGCGTTTTTGACGGATATGAAATACCCTCGAGGTCACGAGTTCTGATCGGTCATACCGCAACTCATTACAACAGTGATTATTTCAAGGATCCCTACAAGTTCGATATAGACCGCTATTTACCCGAGCGATCAGAGCATACACAGCCTGGTGCCTACATGCCATATGGTTTGGGTACACACACCTGTCTTGGACGCCGTTATACGGACCTTCAGATTGCCGTAAACCTCATGCTCATTGCCTACCACTTTAAACTGGAGATTCTACCCAAAGAGGGGGAAATCAAAATCAATCCGCTTCCGAACTGTCATCCCCGAAAATACCTCAAGTTTCGTGTCGCCGAAATCAGAAACCCGATTCCCACCGCATGAGAGTGTGCTGGGAGAGTATTGGTAATCTGGGTAGCCAGGATTCGCTCCATCCGCGGAATGGTCTCCACTTACCCTACTATACCAGGGAGTATTTGAATTTTCCCTAAACTCATGGCTCACCTCATAATTTGGGTAAAAACCCCAAGTTTAAGGCATTTCCTCCGGGGACGAATGAGAACGGAAGAGATTAATCTCAGCGGGAATCTAGGCGAAGCAGAGTTCTCTATTCTCCCCTCAAAAACCTGAGAGAGAGGAGAAACCATGCCGTGGAAGCTATCGAAAAGGCTCAGGGATGCGTACCGGGAGGGCAATGTCGCCCGTCGCGTGCAAGACTTTGAAGGTTGGATGGAGCGAGCGACGCCCGAAGCCGTTAATTCAGGCGATTACGACCACACCAAGCTGGTCAAGGACTACTACGATCTTTACAGCGAGCTAATGACATGGAGTTGGGGTGAATCCCTGCACTTCGCACCCCTCGCTCCACATGAGACCTTGGAGGATTCCAAAACCCGCCATCAACGATTGATGATCGACAAGCTGGACCTGAAGCAGGGTATGACGGTGGTTGATGTCGGTTGTGGAATCGGTGGCCCGATGCGTCGTGTCGTTCGCGAGGCCGGTGTTCAAGTTGTTGGGATTAACAACAACACAATCCAGCTGGAAAAAGCGAAAAGATTGAATGCTGAGGCTGGGATTGATCACATGGTTGATTATTTGGCCTGCAGCTTCATGAATATGAACGGTATTGAAGACAATACCTTTGACGGGGGTTATGCCATTGAGTCAACGTGCTATGCCCCGGATAAAAAAAGGGCGTTTGAAGAGATATTCCGCGTGCTGAAACCTGGCGCTCTGTTCTGGGGGCAGGAGATGTGTCTGACGGATAAGTTTGATCCGAATGATAGTCGGCACTGTGATCTTAAGCACGACCTCCAGCGCGACCTCGCACTAAAGGATATCGCTACGTTCGGGGAAGTGAATCAAGCGCTTGAAGCAGTGGGGTTCCACATTATTGAAGGGATGGACCGCGAAGTATCAGGGGAAGGGACCACACCATGGTATCAGCCCATGGAGAGTCGACATGGGATGTTGGGAAACGTCTTGTTCAGGCTTCCAAAGGGCCGTAGAATGATAGTTGCAGGATCGAAGTTGGCCGAGATGGTTGGGTTGTTTCCAAAGGGTTCCGCAGAAGTCTTCCGATCCTTGGACCAAGCCGCCGATGCCTATGTCGAAGGCGGAAAAACCGGTATCTTCACGCCGCTGTATTGTTTCTTGGCACGCAAACCCCATTAGACCGATTGCACGGTCTCGCACGGCGTGTGCCGTTACGATCGACGGACAAGATTGAGATGAAGACAGAGGTGAGAACCGGGGCTAGGGCTGCATCCAATTTATCGCCGGAAGAAAGTTCGGATTGACCCAGTTTACAATTTTCATCGCCAAACGGGCACTTTTTTCGTGACGTTTGGGGAAACGATGGAAGCGATCAAACATGGCCGTGTATGTTGTTTTACGTAAAGCTGTTTTGTATATTCTCGGGGCGGCAATGGCAGGATTCTGAGTTATAAAACGAGACTATTAACCTCAGGCTGACTTCGGTACTCAGTGCATGGATTATGAATTCAGTAGGCATACCCGAATGAGATGTTTCTGGAATTCAACACGACTTATCACAAGTTCAAAGGCAGCGGGGATTCTAGAACAGACTTCGGTTGATCAATGCTTGTATCCCATTGCAAAAATATTTGCATATCCTGGAGGTCTCCGAAAATGAACGATTCCCTCAGAATGAAAAAGAACCTTTTTTGCCAGCATAAAGGATCTGAAAATTTCACGCGATCCAATGGGCAGAAGACGTAGCTTTTTGGTTGCCGGTATTACCCTTGTCGGGTGTGTGGCTATTGCCGCTACTCTCATCGCTCGAAGACCTGAAACTGCCCGCCAGGCTGTTCCCCCACGTGCCCCGTTTGTAACTACCGATTCCGTTACGAGTGGAGAGGGACCAATCCCGATATATGGCGGAGGTACTGTACGCCCATATGCAGAAGTGAATGTGACAGCGGAAATTTCCGGCAGAATCGTGTGGGTGAATCCTGTCTTCCAAAGTGGAGGACTAGTGTCCTCAGGTGAGATTCTATTTCGAATTGATGATGCAGATTACTTGGGTAGAGTAGACAGGGCACACGCCAATGTAGCCGCTCAAGAACTTGAGTTAATGCGTGTGAAGGAAGAATCCAGTATTGCGAAGACACAGTTCGAGAGGTGGGAAAATGAGGGGAATACTGAACAACCCAGCCCCTTAGCGTTGTGGGAACCCCAACTAGCAGCTGCTCAGGCCGCGCTGAACAGGGACCAGGCTGAGCTCGTCGAAGCCGAATTGCATCTTTCCAGAGTCGCCATTAAAAGTCCCTTTACGGCCGCGGTTTTGAGCGAGTCTGTTACAGTAGGACAGTTCGTGGCACCAGGCCAAAATGTTGGACGCATATATAGTATTGATACGGTTGAGGTAGTGGTACCACTTCCAGACGAAAGTGCGGCACTGATTCCTGGACTCTGGGGATTGAGACCAAGCGCCCAAAACAAACGGGCTTCCGCTCGTGTAATCGCAAAGTATGGCGAACGGCATTATTTGTGGACGGGTTATGTCGATCGTGCGGAAGCGGCGCTGAAAAAGCAGACACGCACAATTGAAGTGGTCATTCGTGTACCCAATCCGTTCACAGCTGGATCAGACCTGAACACGGAAGACTTCACGCAGTCGAACAGCATCCCACCTCTTCTGATCGGTAAGTTTGTGAACGTCGAAATTGACGGAGCAATTCCAGACCAGTATTTCAGGGTACGGCGATCAGCTCTCAAACCGGATGCTGAGGTATGGGTTGTGCGCAACGATGTACTGAACCGCGTTCCTGTACAAGTGCTGCAGCGCTCAGAGGATGAGGTTTTTCTTATTGGATCCCTTGAGGCAGGACAACAAGTTGTTGTGAGTGGAATCCAAGCAGCCATTGATGGGATGGCAGTACGGACCCAATTATAAGGGGATTCCAGCCTACCGAGACCATGCAACCCGGGCATTGCATCCATGAACACGGCAAGAGATATTCTCAAATTCAGATCAATCGTGAACATAGCAATATGAGCATCCAGTCTGAAGTTGATCAAACTTTCCCCTACGTGTTGTTTCCAAACCCTAGAATCCGATTGCGCTGATGAATCAGGAGGGCCCCTATTCGGGTGAGCCGGCAGGGCCAATCGCCTATATGGCGAGTAATCGGATTGCCCCCAATTTGTTAATGTTTGGCATTATCGCCTTGGGCCTTGTATCACTTGGGGGTCTGGAGCGGGAAGGCTGGCCGGTAGTCCCCTTCAATATGATTGAAGTTTTCATGGCCTATCCTGGGGCTACGCCAGAAGAGATTGAAGAATCCATCATAGTAAAGATTGAAGAGCGAATTGAGACACTGGAGGATGTCAAGGCAATCAGATCCCTAGCCGCTCCCGGGCTGGCATCCGTCAGAATTCAGTGGCGAACCGGCACGAATCTCAGCGAAGCGATGGACGAGGTGCAGGCTGCTGTCGGACAAATTCAGTCTTTTCCGGCCACAGCCGAGCGCCCCCAGTTTTGGGAAATGGACAGCCGTACCAGTGTGATTCGACTGATGCTTTTCGGTGATGCCACCGAACGCGCGCTGAAAGAACTTGCCTATCAAGTCAGAAATGAATTAAAAACTTTGCCTAGCGTATCCCTCGTCGAAGTCAGCGGCACGAGGGATTATGAGATCTCTATTGAGGTACCACTTGCTACATTGCGCGCGCTCGGATTGACGCTGGAGGACATTGCCTACGCTGTCCGCCAGAGCTCACTCAATCTTTCTGCCGGGAGCATTGACACAAGGGAGTCCGAGGTCCGGGTGCGCACTATTGGCCAGAATTACAATCAACTTGATTTTGAGGAAATCGCCATTGTTGCTCAAAACGACGGTGCGATTGTGCGTCTCAGAGATATTGCAACGATTCGGGACGGATTCCAGGAAAACAATATGATTGTTCGCCATCAGGGCACGCCGGCAGTTTTCGTGGAAGTCTATCGAGGAGAAGATGAGAATGTTAAAACGATTTCGGACACAGTCAATGAGCACGTACGGGATGTGATCCTGCCTTCACTTCCCGATGGTATTGGGATTACTGTATGGAACGATGATTCTCCTGTCTATGCAGAGCGTGCAGGTCTTTTGGTTCGGAATGGTATTCTGGGCTTCATCTTAGTTTTCATCGCCTTGGCCCTTTTTCTTGAGATCCGGCTTGCAATATGGGTTATTTTCGGTCTGGTCACCTCCGGTGTAGGTGCATTGTCGGTCATGCTGTGGCTTGATCTTCCACTCAACGCCCAGTCACTTTTCGCATTCCTCCTGGCAATCGGTATTATTGTGGACGACGCCATTGTCGTAGCCGAGAGAATCTATTCTCAGCGCATGAAAGGTCTTCCTGGACCGGTCGCTGCGATCCGGGGAACACGAAGAATCAAGACAGCACTAACCTTCGCAGTCCTCACCTCGATAGCGGCGTTTACTCCTCTGCTCTTCATTCCGGGTGGTGTTGGAGAGGTATGGTTCGCATTGCCGGCGATTGTTATTGGTATGCTGGTGATTTCTCTGATTGAAGCACTTTTCATTCTACCTGCGCATCTGTCCCACCTGCCGGGTCCGGAATGGACGCCATCCAATTTTGCAGATAAATTCCTTTTTCGTATTCGAACATCCGTAGATCAAGGGCTGACCAGGTTCCTTAAGGGCCCCTTGAATCGCGCCCTCCGCTTTGCTACGGATTATCCCGCAATTATTATTTCGGGAACCCTCGGTTTGTTTGTACTCTGTGTGTCGCTAATTCCGGCAGGCGTGGTTCCGACAACACTTATCGGCGTAGTCGAGGGTGATTTTGTCACTGCTACGCTTGAAATGCCAGAGGGAACGCCCGAAGAGAGAACTCTTGAAGTTGCAATGGAACTGGAGGCTGCAGGCAGACGCGTGATTGAACGTTTGGATCAGGAAGGGCCGGAGGGCGCCCCTTCACTGCTGCAGGGGACACTCATCGTGGTAGGTCAAGGCCCTCGTGTAGAAGGAGGAGGACTTGATTCATCTCCTACCATGAATCCCCAGTCCCATATTGCCGGTATTGAAATCAGGTTACTGAGTGCCCAACAACGGGATATGTCCACCATTACAATTATGCAGGCTTGGCGGGAAGAGGTGGGAATCTTGCCCTATGTCCGGGGAATTGCTTTCAGTGGTGATGTCATCAACCTGGGAAATCCTGTGGAGGTTGTTCTATCTCACCCAAACTCAGAGCGTCTCATTGTTGCTGCCGATTCAGTAGTGAATAGCCTGTATAGTGTGGCCGGTGTCTTTGATATCCGCTCGGATCATGCCCCGGGGATCGGGGAGATTCAGCTGGGGTTAAGGCCTGAAGCGCGAACACTCGGCATCACCGTCGAAGATCTGGCACAACAGGTACGGTCAGCTTTTTTTGGTGTGGAGGCGGTAAGACTGCAGCGAGGCGAAGAAGAAGTCCGGGTCTATACGCGCTTGCCCGCTAGTGAGCGAGAAGCAATCACGGACGTCGAAGGATATTTGATCCAGACGCAATCAGATGGGAAGGTTCCGATCCACCAAGTTGCCACGATGACAATGGGAACATCCCCACCAGTAATTCGACGCAGAGACGGGCAACGAATTGTGACCGTGACGGCAGATGTGAATGCTGAAGTGATCTCTGGATCACAGGCCAACGAGATTCTTGAAAATAGATTCCTCCCAGATATAACCGCTTCCGAGCCGGAGTTAACCTATTCCTTTGGGGGGGAACAGCAAGAACAACTGGAGTCTCTGGGAGCACTCAACCGTGGTTTTATGCTTGCCATGCTGGCGATATACGCGTTGTTGGCGATTCCCCTGCGCTCCTATCGTAAACCATTCCTATTGATGGCCATCGTGCCATTTGGCCTTATTGGAATTATCCTTGGTCATGTGATACTAGGCCTCCCGCTCAGCGCTGTTTCTTTCCTGGGCTTTTTCGGCCTCAGCGGGGTCATTGTGAACGATTCGTTAGTAATGATTGATTCAATCGATCGACGCATTCGAGAGGGAAGTACACCAAGACACGCAATTGTCGAAGGTGCTAAGAGTCGCTTCCGTCCCATTATGCTAACGTCAGTGACTACATTTTTGGCATTTGTGCCGCTTATCCTAGAACCCGCGATTCAAGCACAGTATCTGGTCCCATTCGCGGCATCATTAGGCGTTGGTATCATGATTACAACTGCAATCCTGATGCTGCTCTTACCTGCACTGATGGCTGCTTTCTCTCGAATCAACTCCAATCGCACTGCACAGGATATGCAGAATGCCTGATCCTGTCTTAGACCAGACCTTCCGATTGCTGCAACCTCTTGCTCATTGCCTACCACTTTAAACTGGAGATTTTACCTAAAGAGGGGAAGTCAAAATCAATCCACTTCCGAACTATTATCCCCCGAAAACATCTCAAGTTTCGCGTCACTGAAATCAGCCCCCCACTGCATGAGAGTGTGTGATAGGGCACTGGTAGCCCGGGTTTTTCAGAGTCTGACGCCGCCTCACCTCCAGT
This window harbors:
- a CDS encoding efflux RND transporter periplasmic adaptor subunit, which encodes MGRRRSFLVAGITLVGCVAIAATLIARRPETARQAVPPRAPFVTTDSVTSGEGPIPIYGGGTVRPYAEVNVTAEISGRIVWVNPVFQSGGLVSSGEILFRIDDADYLGRVDRAHANVAAQELELMRVKEESSIAKTQFERWENEGNTEQPSPLALWEPQLAAAQAALNRDQAELVEAELHLSRVAIKSPFTAAVLSESVTVGQFVAPGQNVGRIYSIDTVEVVVPLPDESAALIPGLWGLRPSAQNKRASARVIAKYGERHYLWTGYVDRAEAALKKQTRTIEVVIRVPNPFTAGSDLNTEDFTQSNSIPPLLIGKFVNVEIDGAIPDQYFRVRRSALKPDAEVWVVRNDVLNRVPVQVLQRSEDEVFLIGSLEAGQQVVVSGIQAAIDGMAVRTQL
- a CDS encoding efflux RND transporter permease subunit, whose product is MNQEGPYSGEPAGPIAYMASNRIAPNLLMFGIIALGLVSLGGLEREGWPVVPFNMIEVFMAYPGATPEEIEESIIVKIEERIETLEDVKAIRSLAAPGLASVRIQWRTGTNLSEAMDEVQAAVGQIQSFPATAERPQFWEMDSRTSVIRLMLFGDATERALKELAYQVRNELKTLPSVSLVEVSGTRDYEISIEVPLATLRALGLTLEDIAYAVRQSSLNLSAGSIDTRESEVRVRTIGQNYNQLDFEEIAIVAQNDGAIVRLRDIATIRDGFQENNMIVRHQGTPAVFVEVYRGEDENVKTISDTVNEHVRDVILPSLPDGIGITVWNDDSPVYAERAGLLVRNGILGFILVFIALALFLEIRLAIWVIFGLVTSGVGALSVMLWLDLPLNAQSLFAFLLAIGIIVDDAIVVAERIYSQRMKGLPGPVAAIRGTRRIKTALTFAVLTSIAAFTPLLFIPGGVGEVWFALPAIVIGMLVISLIEALFILPAHLSHLPGPEWTPSNFADKFLFRIRTSVDQGLTRFLKGPLNRALRFATDYPAIIISGTLGLFVLCVSLIPAGVVPTTLIGVVEGDFVTATLEMPEGTPEERTLEVAMELEAAGRRVIERLDQEGPEGAPSLLQGTLIVVGQGPRVEGGGLDSSPTMNPQSHIAGIEIRLLSAQQRDMSTITIMQAWREEVGILPYVRGIAFSGDVINLGNPVEVVLSHPNSERLIVAADSVVNSLYSVAGVFDIRSDHAPGIGEIQLGLRPEARTLGITVEDLAQQVRSAFFGVEAVRLQRGEEEVRVYTRLPASEREAITDVEGYLIQTQSDGKVPIHQVATMTMGTSPPVIRRRDGQRIVTVTADVNAEVISGSQANEILENRFLPDITASEPELTYSFGGEQQEQLESLGALNRGFMLAMLAIYALLAIPLRSYRKPFLLMAIVPFGLIGIILGHVILGLPLSAVSFLGFFGLSGVIVNDSLVMIDSIDRRIREGSTPRHAIVEGAKSRFRPIMLTSVTTFLAFVPLILEPAIQAQYLVPFAASLGVGIMITTAILMLLLPALMAAFSRINSNRTAQDMQNA